The DNA sequence TCTGATCCCCCGATATTACCACGCGCGGTAATAGACCAACCGAGCAGCGCCGTAGACGGTCGAAGCCCAATCATTTCGAGGACCACCCGATGAGCCAGGACCCGCTGAACTCCCCCGAACACCAACTCTTTCGCGAGACCGTCCGCAAGTTCACCGAGCAGGAGCTACGGCCCCGTGCTCGGGAGTTCGACCAGATGGGCCGCTTCGATACGTCACTCTTCAAGAAGATGGGTGACCTCGGCATGTTAGGCCTTCGCTATGACCCGGATTACGGAGGCGCAGGTCTCGATTGGTCGTACTCCGCGGTGATGTTCGAGGAACTGGGCCGTGCAGACAACGCCGGCGTGACGATGGGGATCAGTGTCCACACGGACATGGCGACGCCCTCCCTTGCCGAGTTCGGAAGTGAAGAGCTCAAACAACGATTCCTCGTTCCCTCGATCGCCGGCGACATGATCTCCGCCATTGCCGTGACCGAGCCAGACGCCGGTTCCGATGTCTCCGGTGTCCGAACGCGCGCCGTTCGCGATGGTGAAGAGTGGGTGATCAATGGCTCGAAGATCTACATCACCAACGCGGCCACGGCGGATTGGCTCTGCCTCCTGGCCGTGACTGACCCCGACGCCGGATATGGAGGCTTCTCGCAGATCATCGTCCCAACCGCGACGCCCGGCTTCCGGTATGAGCTACTCGACAAGATCGGAAACTGGGGCTCGGATACGGGGCAGCTCTTTTTCGAAGAT is a window from the bacterium genome containing:
- a CDS encoding acyl-CoA dehydrogenase, which produces MSQDPLNSPEHQLFRETVRKFTEQELRPRAREFDQMGRFDTSLFKKMGDLGMLGLRYDPDYGGAGLDWSYSAVMFEELGRADNAGVTMGISVHTDMATPSLAEFGSEELKQRFLVPSIAGDMISAIAVTEPDAGSDVSGVRTRAVRDGEEWVINGSKIYITNAATADWLCLLAVTDPDAGYGGFSQIIVPTATPGFRYELLDKIGNWGSDTGQLFFEDVRVPVANTIGEIGRGFQQQMMQFQDERLVACVSSVSASMLLWEETRSWAEERVLFGKPLSKMQNTQFKMVELYTQLAAAKELVNSCVRKRVAGEDATNLITMAKLFCGGVCRRVADECIQFHGGYGYMKESMAGRAFVDSRLISIGGGSDETMLFYMAKQLGF